The following proteins are encoded in a genomic region of Acipenser ruthenus chromosome 4, fAciRut3.2 maternal haplotype, whole genome shotgun sequence:
- the LOC117399852 gene encoding cerebellin-2-like — protein sequence MVLVSCPGHCTMLAVVLLLGCGVTFAQGQNETEPIVLEGKCLVVCDSSPSSDGGVTSSLGISVRSGSAKVAFSAVRNTNHEPSEMSNKTMTIYFDQVLVNVGNRFDLSSSAFVAPRRGIYSFSFHVVKVYNRQTIQVSLIQNEHAVISAFAGDQDVTREAASNGVLLHMEGGDKVYLKLERGNLMGGWKYSTFSGFLVFPV from the exons ATGGTGCTAGTAAGTTGTCCTGGACATTGTACCATGTTGGCTGTGGTCCTTCTCCTGGGATGTGGCGTTACTTTTGCCCAGGGACAGAATGAAACGGAGCCGATCGTTTTGGAAGGAAAATGCTTAGTGGTGTGTGACTCGAGCCCGTCCTCAGACGGAGGGGTCACCTCCTCGCTTGGGATTTCAGTGCGGTCTGGCAGCGCCAAAGTGGCGTTTTCTGCGGTTAGGAACACCAACCACGAACCGTCTGAAATGAGCAACAAAACCATGACCATCTACTTCGACCAG gTATTAGTTAATGTAGGAAATCGTTTTGATCTTTCTTCGAGTGCATTTGTAGCTCCAAGAAGAGGAATATACAGTTTTAGCTTTCATGTGGTTAAGGTATACAACAGGCAGACAATACAG GTCAGTCTGATCCAAAATGAACACGCAGTGATATCTGCGTTTGCCGGAGACCAGGATGTTACCAGAGAAGCGGCTAGTAATGGAGTTCTCCTCCACATGGAAGGTGGAGACAAGGTGTATCTCAAGCTGGAAAGGGGTAACCTAATGGGAGGATGGAAATATTCAACCTTTTCAGGATTCTTAGTTTTTCCTGTCTAA